A single window of Chloroflexota bacterium DNA harbors:
- a CDS encoding MogA/MoaB family molybdenum cofactor biosynthesis protein — MHFSVGILTVSDRAARGERADASGPVLAQLVRDHLPGAVLSHAAVVPDEADDIARTILAWCADGAHLILTTGGTGFAPRDVTPEAVAPLLERQAPGIVQAILQSSLRETPHAMLSRPVAGMRGRTLIITFPGSPKACRESFEAVQPALRHGLELLNEVSGADTRH; from the coding sequence ATGCACTTCTCCGTAGGCATTCTAACGGTGAGCGACCGGGCTGCGCGCGGCGAGCGCGCGGACGCATCGGGCCCGGTGCTCGCACAACTGGTTCGCGACCATCTGCCCGGCGCTGTGCTGTCGCACGCCGCGGTGGTGCCGGACGAAGCCGACGACATCGCGCGCACCATTCTTGCGTGGTGTGCGGACGGCGCGCATCTGATACTCACGACGGGCGGCACCGGCTTTGCGCCGCGCGATGTCACACCAGAGGCCGTTGCGCCGCTTCTGGAGCGGCAAGCGCCCGGAATTGTGCAGGCCATCCTGCAATCTTCGCTCCGAGAAACGCCGCATGCCATGCTGTCGCGGCCGGTTGCCGGCATGCGCGGGCGGACGCTGATCATCACCTTTCCCGGCAGCCCCAAGGCATGCCGGGAGAGCTTCGAGGCAGTGCAGCCGGCCCTGCGGCACGGGCTGGAGCTTCTGAACGAGGTGTCCGGAGCGGACACACGCCACTAG
- a CDS encoding peptide ABC transporter substrate-binding protein codes for MSIKNTKALVLAGLLGLMALLAACGATATPAATTAPAAATKPAAAAATGAPATAAPTGKKAGDCGNLRILYWQAPTILNTHFAQGTKDQDAGRLVQEPLAAIDPRGAAVPILAERVPTVENGDVAKDFSSVTWKLKQGVKWSDGSDFNADDVLFTYKFAADKDTAAVTAVTVANIKTIEAPDKYTVKITWNAPNANTLEAFTSYQGYILQKKQWEPFMGAKAKDGPNLKPIGTGPYVVTDMKPNDVVTYEMNPNYRDFAKGKPCFKTVTFKGGGDAPSAAKAVFQTAETDYAWNLQVEAAVLTPMVSAADSKGNLVTSTGPNLERLLVNRTNPDAALGDKRGEPDQPHPFLADLNVRKALAMVINTTEMSKQLYGPAGDGTCVVLNSPANLISKNITCSKADDAAFAAANKLLDDAGWVKGSDGIRHKTVNGKDVKMNIVYQTTVNALRQKEQAFVKDAWSKIGVSTELKSVQSGVFFSSDEANPDTAAKFWTDIEMFTNGSASPDPTNYLRGWTCGEIKTKAQKWSGSNYERWCSKEYDALFDQFTKETGAAARDALAIKMQDMLVNDVVVIPLVARKSVTGIAKSLKGVDMNGGWDSEMWNIADWSK; via the coding sequence ATGTCAATCAAAAACACAAAGGCTCTTGTGCTCGCCGGCTTGCTTGGCCTGATGGCCCTGCTGGCCGCATGCGGCGCAACCGCGACGCCGGCGGCGACCACTGCGCCCGCCGCGGCAACCAAACCCGCCGCCGCCGCGGCCACCGGCGCACCCGCTACGGCGGCCCCCACCGGCAAGAAAGCCGGCGACTGCGGCAACCTGCGCATTCTGTACTGGCAGGCGCCGACGATTCTGAACACGCACTTTGCCCAGGGTACGAAGGACCAGGACGCCGGCCGGTTGGTGCAGGAGCCATTGGCCGCGATCGACCCGCGCGGCGCGGCCGTGCCGATCCTGGCCGAGCGCGTCCCGACCGTTGAGAATGGCGATGTCGCCAAAGACTTCTCGTCGGTCACCTGGAAGCTGAAGCAGGGCGTGAAGTGGTCGGACGGCTCGGACTTCAACGCCGACGACGTGCTCTTCACGTACAAGTTCGCGGCGGATAAGGATACGGCTGCCGTGACGGCCGTGACGGTTGCCAACATCAAGACAATCGAAGCGCCGGACAAGTACACGGTCAAGATCACCTGGAATGCCCCGAACGCGAACACGCTGGAAGCGTTTACGAGCTACCAGGGTTATATTCTGCAGAAGAAGCAGTGGGAACCGTTCATGGGCGCCAAGGCCAAGGACGGCCCGAACCTGAAGCCGATCGGCACAGGCCCGTACGTCGTCACCGACATGAAGCCGAACGACGTCGTGACGTACGAGATGAACCCGAACTATCGGGATTTCGCCAAGGGCAAGCCGTGCTTCAAGACGGTCACGTTCAAGGGCGGCGGCGACGCGCCGTCGGCCGCGAAGGCGGTCTTCCAGACGGCCGAAACCGACTACGCCTGGAACCTGCAGGTCGAAGCGGCTGTGCTCACTCCGATGGTGAGCGCGGCAGACTCGAAGGGCAACCTGGTGACTTCGACCGGCCCGAATCTGGAGCGCTTGCTGGTCAACCGCACGAACCCCGACGCGGCGCTGGGCGACAAGCGCGGCGAGCCGGACCAGCCGCATCCGTTCCTGGCCGACCTGAACGTGCGCAAGGCGCTGGCGATGGTCATCAATACGACCGAAATGTCCAAGCAGCTCTACGGCCCGGCAGGCGACGGCACATGCGTCGTGCTCAACTCGCCGGCCAACCTCATCTCTAAGAACATCACCTGCTCGAAGGCCGATGACGCGGCATTTGCGGCGGCGAACAAGTTGCTGGACGACGCAGGCTGGGTGAAGGGCTCGGACGGCATCCGCCACAAGACGGTCAACGGTAAAGATGTGAAGATGAACATCGTTTACCAGACGACCGTCAACGCGCTGCGCCAAAAGGAGCAGGCGTTTGTGAAGGACGCGTGGTCGAAGATCGGCGTCAGCACCGAGTTGAAGTCGGTGCAGTCGGGCGTCTTCTTCTCGAGCGACGAAGCCAACCCGGATACGGCGGCCAAGTTCTGGACCGACATCGAGATGTTCACCAACGGCTCCGCCTCGCCCGACCCGACGAACTACCTGCGCGGCTGGACCTGCGGTGAGATCAAGACCAAGGCGCAGAAGTGGAGCGGTTCGAACTACGAGCGCTGGTGCAGCAAGGAGTACGACGCGCTGTTCGACCAGTTCACGAAGGAAACCGGCGCGGCCGCTCGCGACGCGCTGGCGATCAAGATGCAGGACATGCTCGTCAACGATGTGGTGGTGATCCCGCTGGTGGCCCGCAAGTCGGTCACCGGTATCGCGAAGTCGCTGAAGGGTGTTGACATGAACGGCGGCTGGGACTCGGAGATGTGGAACATTGCGGACTGGTCGAAGTAG
- a CDS encoding ABC transporter permease → MSRKPRSLWSNAWRQFQYHRLAMAGMVVIIALVLCTMLGPLVYTRRIDGIDFANSSQGPSADHWFGTDDVGRDVLARLLWGGRISISVGVSSVITSLLIGMTIGALSGYFGGMLDSGLMRVTDLFLALPQLPFLLMVIYLFRESLRGVFGPELGIFLMIVGVIGVTTWMPVARLVRASFLSLKQKEFVEAAHSVGVRTPSIIVKHILPNVLSPVIVAATVGVGGAIITESALSFLGLGFPPDVPSWGRLLNDAQNFLEVAPHMAIFPGFMIFLAVVSINYVGDGLRDALDPRKTR, encoded by the coding sequence ATGAGCCGCAAGCCGCGTTCGCTCTGGAGCAACGCGTGGCGGCAGTTTCAGTACCACCGGCTGGCGATGGCGGGCATGGTGGTCATCATCGCGCTGGTGCTGTGCACCATGCTTGGCCCGCTGGTCTACACCAGGCGCATCGATGGCATCGATTTTGCCAACTCGTCGCAGGGGCCGTCGGCCGACCACTGGTTTGGCACGGATGATGTCGGCCGCGATGTGCTGGCGCGCTTGCTGTGGGGCGGCCGCATCTCGATCTCCGTTGGCGTCAGTTCGGTCATTACGTCGCTGCTGATCGGCATGACGATCGGCGCCCTATCGGGCTATTTCGGCGGCATGCTGGATAGTGGCTTGATGCGTGTCACCGATCTGTTTCTGGCGCTGCCTCAGTTGCCGTTCCTGCTCATGGTCATCTACCTCTTCCGCGAGTCGTTGCGCGGAGTATTTGGGCCCGAACTTGGCATCTTCCTAATGATCGTCGGCGTTATTGGTGTGACGACCTGGATGCCCGTGGCGCGGCTGGTGCGCGCGTCGTTCCTGTCGCTCAAGCAGAAGGAGTTTGTCGAGGCGGCGCATTCGGTTGGCGTACGCACCCCCAGCATCATCGTCAAGCACATCCTGCCCAACGTGCTGTCGCCGGTGATCGTCGCGGCCACGGTCGGTGTCGGCGGCGCGATCATTACGGAATCGGCGCTCTCCTTCCTCGGCCTCGGCTTTCCGCCGGACGTGCCGTCCTGGGGCCGCCTGCTGAACGATGCGCAAAACTTCCTCGAAGTGGCGCCGCATATGGCGATCTTCCCGGGGTTCATGATCTTCCTTGCCGTGGTCTCGATCAACTATGTCGGCGACGGACTGCGCGACGCGCTGGACCCGCGCAAGACGCGCTGA
- a CDS encoding Hsp20/alpha crystallin family protein, whose protein sequence is MHDNRKHVLGEFDQMFRDFDRFFDNLTGAGRLVSSTNRAWSPPTDVYATDTSVIVKIEIGGMHREDFSVSFDQGVLTVSGTRLDPSDKLAYQRLEIAYGDFMTQVHVPWPVDDDKIGAEYNHGFLYVMLPKKKIETTRIPVKYTDEGENDLSE, encoded by the coding sequence ATGCATGATAACCGCAAGCATGTGTTGGGCGAATTTGACCAGATGTTTCGCGATTTCGATCGCTTCTTCGACAACTTGACCGGCGCCGGGCGGCTGGTGTCGTCAACCAACCGGGCGTGGTCGCCGCCAACCGACGTCTACGCCACGGATACCAGTGTCATTGTCAAGATCGAGATCGGCGGCATGCATCGTGAGGACTTCAGCGTCTCGTTTGACCAGGGCGTATTAACCGTCTCCGGCACGCGGCTCGACCCGTCCGACAAGCTGGCCTACCAGCGCCTGGAAATCGCGTACGGCGACTTCATGACCCAGGTGCACGTGCCATGGCCTGTCGACGACGACAAGATTGGGGCTGAGTATAATCACGGCTTTCTATATGTCATGCTTCCCAAGAAAAAGATCGAGACGACTCGCATACCGGTTAAATACACGGATGAGGGCGAAAACGATCTTTCCGAATAG
- a CDS encoding ABC transporter permease gives MAHADVISARAAQVSTEGLSRKPRSLWSNAWRQYRYNKTAMFGLFVLIVMVLATAVGPFLYTENSSTIDFQRKRNAPSLEHPFGTNEKGQDQLGRALNGGRISIAVGLAAMVLAITLGTTVGALSGFFGGTLDAWLMRITELFLSLPLLPVLLMTIYLFKDPLRELFGLQLGVFLLIVVLIGGFNWMAVARIVRAQFMSVKQKEFVEAAHCVGTRTTGIIMRHILPNVLSPVIVAATLSVGSAIVTESTLSFLGLGFPPDFPTWGRMLFDAQDYLTLSPHIAFFPGLMIFLTVLSINYVGDGLRDALDPRKTR, from the coding sequence ATGGCACACGCAGACGTCATCTCGGCCCGCGCCGCGCAGGTATCCACCGAAGGACTGAGCCGCAAGCCGCGCTCCCTCTGGAGCAACGCGTGGCGGCAGTATCGCTACAACAAGACGGCGATGTTCGGACTGTTTGTGCTGATTGTCATGGTGCTGGCGACGGCGGTTGGCCCGTTCCTGTACACTGAGAACAGCAGTACCATTGACTTTCAGCGCAAGCGCAACGCGCCGTCGCTTGAGCACCCGTTTGGCACCAACGAGAAGGGGCAGGACCAGCTTGGCCGTGCGCTAAACGGCGGCCGCATCTCCATCGCCGTCGGATTGGCCGCCATGGTGCTCGCCATTACGCTCGGCACGACGGTTGGGGCGCTGTCCGGCTTCTTTGGCGGCACGCTTGATGCGTGGCTGATGCGCATTACGGAGTTGTTCCTGTCGCTGCCGCTGCTTCCGGTCCTGCTCATGACGATCTATCTGTTCAAGGATCCGCTGCGCGAGCTGTTCGGATTGCAACTCGGCGTGTTCCTGCTCATCGTCGTGTTGATCGGCGGTTTCAACTGGATGGCCGTGGCGCGCATCGTGCGCGCCCAGTTCATGTCCGTGAAGCAGAAGGAGTTCGTCGAAGCGGCACATTGCGTTGGCACGCGTACAACGGGCATTATTATGCGGCACATTCTGCCCAATGTGCTGTCGCCCGTTATTGTGGCGGCGACACTTTCGGTGGGCTCGGCTATTGTGACGGAGTCCACCTTGTCGTTTCTCGGCCTCGGTTTCCCACCCGACTTCCCCACCTGGGGACGTATGCTATTCGATGCGCAGGACTACCTGACCCTGTCGCCCCACATCGCCTTCTTCCCGGGGCTGATGATCTTTCTCACCGTACTGTCTATCAATTACGTCGGCGATGGTCTCCGCGATGCACTTGACCCGCGCAAGACGCGCTAG
- a CDS encoding ABC transporter permease, whose translation MNRYIIRSLLIAIPTIIGISFVIFAVLSLAPNDPMSQFAANPAVPIEVRENIRRSLGLDRPWPERYVKWLWAMVSEGNMGYSFASRLPVTTLLAMRLPTTLWVLGTAYLISVLLAIPIGIVSAIKQYSIFDNLVSAFAFIGFSVPTFFTGVILILIFSVRLHWLPFIYDSTLVVTDFDSLIRLVKQSAMPIMVLGLFETATLARYTRASMLENLPQDYVRTARAKGLRERFVVMRHAFRNSLIPVVTLVALGVPGVFGGALITEQIFRVPGIGSLLVASLETSDTPVIMGVTFIYGVLVVVFNLIADIVYGFLDPRIKYA comes from the coding sequence ATGAATCGCTATATCATTCGCTCGCTCCTGATTGCGATCCCGACAATTATCGGCATCAGTTTCGTGATCTTTGCGGTGCTGAGCCTGGCGCCGAACGACCCGATGTCGCAGTTCGCCGCCAATCCGGCCGTGCCGATCGAGGTGCGGGAAAACATCCGGCGTTCGCTGGGCCTCGATCGCCCGTGGCCGGAGCGGTACGTCAAGTGGCTGTGGGCCATGGTCAGCGAAGGCAACATGGGCTACTCCTTCGCAAGCCGCCTTCCGGTGACTACGCTGCTGGCGATGCGGCTTCCCACGACGCTCTGGGTGCTGGGCACCGCATACCTGATAAGCGTGCTGCTGGCTATTCCGATCGGGATTGTGTCGGCAATCAAGCAGTACTCGATCTTCGACAATCTCGTTTCGGCGTTTGCCTTTATCGGTTTCTCCGTGCCGACATTTTTCACGGGAGTGATTCTGATCCTTATTTTCAGCGTGCGCCTGCACTGGCTGCCCTTCATCTATGATTCCACCCTGGTGGTCACAGATTTCGACTCCCTTATCAGGCTGGTAAAGCAGTCGGCCATGCCGATCATGGTGCTCGGGCTCTTTGAGACCGCGACGCTGGCGCGCTATACCCGCGCGTCCATGCTGGAGAACCTGCCGCAGGACTATGTACGCACCGCCCGGGCGAAAGGGCTGCGCGAGCGTTTTGTGGTTATGCGCCATGCATTCCGTAACTCCTTGATTCCGGTCGTCACGCTGGTGGCGCTGGGCGTGCCGGGCGTCTTCGGCGGCGCCCTGATCACCGAGCAGATCTTCCGCGTGCCCGGCATCGGATCGCTGCTGGTGGCGTCGCTGGAAACTAGCGATACGCCGGTCATCATGGGCGTAACGTTCATCTATGGGGTGCTAGTCGTCGTGTTCAACTTGATCGCCGATATCGTTTATGGCTTCCTCGATCCACGGATCAAGTACGCCTAG
- the lon gene encoding endopeptidase La, producing the protein MHLFNRGKSEEQKEETPSGASTAIPADLPILPLRGVVVFPLTVLPLTVEQPRSIQLVDEAVLGSRVIGLLTIREEREGVELAEPGDFYQVGCAALIHRLLKAPDGTVRIIVQGLDRIRVQRFLQTEPYLRAQTEVLTDHAEKSVEVEAIMRNTVDLFRRLVTLVPHLPDELMMAVMNVEDPRQLVYLIATSIRTKLSDAQEILEIHDTKDKLTKLNQILTRELEVLELGRKIQNDAQNEIGKMQRDYYLREQMKAIQKELGEEDEQSREASEYQKKIEAAGMSDEARKVADRELARLRAMPAAAAEYSVIKTYLDWLVDMPWNRSTEDHLDISVARRILDEDHYDLEEIKERILEFLAVRKLRHERARGDEAKSQRGAILCFVGPPGVGKTSLGQSIARALGRKFVRMSLGGMRDEAEIRGHRRTYIGAMPGRIVQSIKRAESRNPLIMLDEIDKVGSDWRGDPSSALLEVLDPAQNSTFRDHYLDVDWDLSQAMFITTANQLDPIPPPLRDRMEILMLDGYIEEEKLHIAQKYLVRRQLNENALQDGELVFDESGLRRIINAYTREAGVRGLERMIGQVARKVATQVAEGKLTRVAVTRDNLEEFVGKEKFYSEIKERTMIPGVATGLSVSEMGGDILFIEATRYESEHKGGGLIITGQLGDVMKESAQIAVSYVRSKAAQLGIDPKMFDESNIHIHVPAGAIPKDGPSAGVTLTTAIASLLTGRRVRNDVGMTGEVTLRGAVLPVGGIKQKVLAAHRAGLTRVVLPRRNAKDLAELPEQVRQQVSFVLADQVMDVLGEALEPLGAPAEAAGSPLPTEDGARLPTSVPAG; encoded by the coding sequence ATGCACTTGTTCAACCGTGGCAAGTCCGAGGAACAGAAAGAAGAGACCCCCTCCGGCGCCAGCACGGCGATACCCGCTGATCTGCCGATTCTGCCGCTGCGCGGTGTGGTGGTATTTCCGCTGACCGTGCTGCCGCTGACGGTCGAGCAGCCACGCTCAATTCAACTGGTAGACGAGGCTGTGCTGGGCTCCCGCGTGATCGGCCTGCTTACCATTCGCGAGGAGCGTGAAGGGGTTGAGCTGGCCGAGCCGGGCGACTTCTATCAGGTGGGCTGCGCCGCCCTCATTCACCGTCTGCTAAAGGCGCCGGATGGCACCGTGCGTATTATCGTGCAGGGCCTCGACCGCATCCGCGTCCAGCGTTTCCTGCAGACGGAGCCGTACCTGCGCGCCCAGACCGAAGTGCTGACCGATCATGCCGAGAAATCGGTGGAAGTCGAAGCGATCATGCGTAACACGGTCGATCTCTTCCGCCGGCTCGTCACGCTGGTGCCGCACCTGCCGGATGAGCTGATGATGGCGGTCATGAACGTCGAAGACCCGCGGCAACTGGTGTACCTGATCGCAACCTCCATTCGCACGAAGCTGTCCGACGCCCAGGAGATTCTGGAGATCCACGACACCAAAGACAAGCTGACCAAGCTCAACCAGATCTTGACGCGCGAGCTTGAAGTGCTGGAGCTGGGCCGCAAGATCCAGAACGATGCGCAAAACGAGATCGGCAAGATGCAGCGCGACTATTACCTGCGCGAGCAGATGAAGGCGATCCAGAAGGAGTTGGGCGAGGAAGACGAGCAGTCCCGCGAAGCGTCCGAGTATCAGAAGAAGATCGAAGCCGCGGGCATGAGCGATGAAGCGCGCAAGGTGGCCGATCGCGAACTGGCCCGGCTGCGAGCGATGCCGGCGGCCGCGGCGGAATACTCGGTGATCAAGACTTACCTCGACTGGCTGGTGGACATGCCGTGGAATCGCTCCACGGAAGATCATCTCGATATCAGCGTCGCGCGCCGCATCCTCGACGAGGACCATTATGACCTCGAGGAGATCAAGGAGCGCATCCTGGAGTTCCTCGCGGTGCGCAAGCTGCGCCATGAACGCGCCCGCGGCGACGAGGCGAAGTCCCAGCGCGGCGCGATACTTTGTTTCGTGGGGCCGCCCGGCGTGGGCAAGACATCGCTCGGCCAGTCGATTGCGCGTGCGCTCGGCCGCAAGTTCGTGCGCATGAGCCTGGGCGGCATGCGCGACGAGGCCGAGATTCGCGGCCACCGGCGTACCTACATCGGGGCGATGCCGGGGCGCATCGTCCAGTCGATCAAGCGCGCGGAGTCCAGGAACCCGCTGATCATGCTCGACGAGATCGACAAAGTCGGCTCGGATTGGCGCGGCGACCCGTCGTCGGCGCTGCTCGAGGTGCTTGACCCGGCCCAGAACTCAACATTCCGGGACCACTACCTCGATGTAGATTGGGACCTGTCGCAGGCGATGTTTATCACAACCGCCAACCAACTGGATCCGATTCCCCCGCCGCTGCGCGATCGCATGGAGATCCTGATGTTGGACGGTTATATCGAGGAAGAAAAACTGCACATCGCGCAGAAATACCTGGTGCGGCGCCAGTTGAACGAAAACGCCTTGCAGGACGGCGAGTTGGTCTTCGATGAAAGCGGCCTGCGGCGCATCATCAACGCATACACGCGCGAGGCGGGTGTGCGCGGCCTGGAGCGCATGATCGGGCAGGTCGCGCGCAAGGTCGCAACGCAGGTGGCCGAGGGCAAGCTCACGCGCGTTGCCGTCACACGCGACAACCTGGAGGAGTTCGTCGGCAAGGAGAAGTTCTACTCGGAGATCAAGGAACGCACGATGATTCCGGGTGTCGCGACCGGGTTGAGTGTTTCTGAAATGGGCGGCGACATCCTGTTCATCGAGGCGACGCGCTACGAGAGCGAGCACAAGGGCGGCGGCCTGATCATCACCGGTCAACTTGGCGACGTCATGAAGGAGTCGGCGCAGATCGCCGTTAGCTATGTGCGCTCGAAGGCGGCGCAACTGGGGATTGATCCCAAGATGTTTGACGAGTCGAACATCCACATTCACGTACCCGCCGGCGCGATTCCCAAAGATGGGCCGTCGGCCGGCGTGACGCTGACGACGGCGATCGCGTCCCTGCTCACCGGGCGGCGCGTGCGTAATGATGTCGGCATGACGGGCGAGGTCACGTTGCGCGGCGCCGTGCTTCCGGTCGGCGGCATCAAGCAGAAGGTGTTGGCCGCGCACCGGGCCGGGTTGACGCGAGTGGTCCTGCCGCGGCGCAATGCGAAGGACCTGGCCGAACTTCCCGAGCAGGTTCGGCAGCAGGTCTCTTTTGTCCTGGCCGATCAGGTCATGGATGTGCTGGGCGAGGCGCTGGAGCCGTTGGGCGCACCCGCCGAAGCCGCGGGCAGCCCCCTGCCAACTGAAGACGGAGCGCGCCTGCCAACCTCGGTGCCAGCGGGCTAG
- a CDS encoding ABC transporter permease, with protein sequence MNRYLIRRLLFALPTLLAISFIIYAIISLAPGDPLSQFAANPAVPPEVRENIRRSLGLDKPWYERYFSWLISLVTEGNMGFSFSSRLPVTELIFKYRLLPSLWVVGVAYILSVLLAIPLGILSAVKQYSIFDQFASTLSFIGFSVPTFFTGTMAILIFGVSLNWFPWIFDSSIVDNFFIKGDLSYFGALVKQSVLPVMVLGFFQTATLMRYVRASMLENLPLDYVRTARSKGLSERLVIVRHVMRNSLIPVVTLVALQLPAVFTGAIVTEQIFRVPGIGSLIVSAVDTKDTPVVMAVTIIYSVLVVVFNLLADMIYGFLDPRIKYS encoded by the coding sequence ATGAACCGATACCTGATTCGCCGGCTTTTGTTCGCGCTTCCAACATTGCTTGCAATCAGTTTCATCATCTATGCAATCATATCGCTGGCTCCCGGGGACCCGCTATCGCAATTTGCCGCCAACCCCGCCGTTCCGCCCGAAGTGCGGGAGAACATTCGCCGCTCGCTGGGCCTTGACAAGCCGTGGTACGAGCGATACTTCTCGTGGCTGATCTCGCTAGTGACCGAGGGCAACATGGGCTTCTCATTCAGCAGCCGCCTGCCGGTCACGGAGCTCATCTTCAAATATCGGTTGCTGCCCAGCCTGTGGGTGGTGGGCGTGGCGTACATTCTCAGCGTTTTGCTCGCGATTCCACTCGGTATTCTCTCTGCGGTCAAGCAGTACTCGATCTTTGACCAGTTCGCCTCGACGCTGTCGTTTATCGGCTTCTCCGTGCCGACATTCTTTACCGGCACGATGGCTATTCTAATATTCGGGGTCAGCCTCAACTGGTTCCCATGGATCTTTGATTCGTCGATTGTCGATAACTTCTTCATCAAGGGCGACCTAAGTTACTTTGGGGCCCTCGTAAAGCAGTCGGTATTGCCTGTGATGGTGCTGGGATTTTTCCAGACCGCCACGTTGATGCGCTACGTGCGCGCCTCTATGCTGGAGAATCTTCCGCTGGATTACGTGCGCACGGCGCGTTCAAAGGGCCTGAGCGAGCGACTGGTGATCGTGCGTCACGTCATGCGCAATTCGCTTATCCCGGTCGTGACGCTGGTTGCCCTGCAGTTGCCGGCCGTGTTCACGGGCGCCATTGTGACTGAGCAGATCTTTCGCGTGCCGGGCATCGGCTCCCTGATCGTAAGCGCGGTGGATACCAAAGACACACCCGTGGTTATGGCGGTGACGATCATCTACTCGGTGCTGGTCGTTGTGTTCAACCTGCTGGCGGACATGATATACGGATTCCTGGATCCGCGTATCAAATACTCCTGA
- a CDS encoding Flp family type IVb pilin, translated as MLYNPQARGQGLVEYALILVLVAVVVIAILTLLGPAVGNVFSAIKNAF; from the coding sequence ATGCTGTATAACCCGCAAGCGCGTGGACAGGGGCTGGTCGAGTACGCACTGATCCTGGTGCTGGTGGCGGTCGTGGTCATCGCGATCCTGACGCTGCTGGGCCCGGCGGTCGGCAACGTGTTTAGTGCGATCAAGAACGCGTTCTAA
- a CDS encoding C39 family peptidase, protein MQRIRRSIVIGLVVSALFAGGLHSALADGNIVHVVAWGETLSALSARYGVAVADLVRINQIGKNGWIYAGQRLTIPALTGDPLPDRPAAVRLSGVPQKRQAQSLTCEEAATAMASRGRISEAQLVAVMPRSANPFEGIRGRTNARTLGTLTDYGTYAQGIKRGLDSLGVASRVMVGQPYNAFRAAVIAELRANRPVVWWTTFRQIRQTPVRVTLPDKKVVKLTRWEHSVTLVGFNDAGFYYHDPYDGSVRFVANADFQRVSAYFDNMALVVD, encoded by the coding sequence ATGCAACGAATCCGGCGAAGTATTGTGATTGGGCTTGTCGTCAGCGCGCTGTTTGCCGGTGGCCTGCACTCGGCGCTGGCCGACGGCAACATTGTTCACGTGGTCGCGTGGGGCGAGACGCTCTCGGCGTTGAGCGCGCGGTACGGCGTTGCGGTGGCCGACCTGGTTCGGATCAACCAGATCGGCAAGAACGGTTGGATTTACGCCGGGCAACGCCTGACGATTCCCGCCCTGACGGGTGATCCGCTGCCGGATCGACCGGCAGCGGTCAGGCTGTCTGGCGTGCCGCAGAAGCGGCAGGCGCAGTCGCTGACGTGTGAGGAGGCGGCGACAGCCATGGCGTCACGCGGGCGCATCTCCGAGGCGCAACTCGTGGCGGTCATGCCGCGCAGCGCCAACCCGTTTGAAGGCATCCGGGGTCGCACTAACGCGCGCACGCTGGGCACGCTGACGGATTACGGCACGTATGCTCAGGGGATCAAACGCGGGCTGGACAGCTTGGGCGTTGCATCCCGTGTCATGGTCGGGCAGCCGTACAACGCGTTTCGTGCGGCGGTCATCGCCGAGTTGCGCGCCAACCGCCCGGTCGTGTGGTGGACGACGTTCCGGCAGATACGCCAGACACCCGTGCGTGTGACGCTGCCGGACAAGAAGGTCGTCAAACTAACCCGCTGGGAGCACTCGGTGACGCTGGTGGGATTTAATGACGCGGGCTTTTACTACCACGATCCGTATGATGGCAGCGTGCGCTTTGTGGCGAACGCCGATTTCCAGCGCGTTTCGGCCTACTTCGACAACATGGCGCTGGTTGTCGACTGA